DNA from Planctomycetota bacterium:
CGAACCAACCCAATCCCCATACCCACCAGCACCACCCAGATCCCCACCACCCAGCCCACCCCGATCCCCAACCCCGGATCGGGCCACACCCAGTCCACCACCTGATCCCCGATCGTCTCGAGGTTGAACACCAGAAGCTCCCATCGCTCGCTCCACGTGACGTCCAGCGCTTCCTTGCGACCCGTCGCCCGGGCACCGACGTGGACGTTGCGCAGCGCCCACGCCCCGACGAATGACGCCCCGACTAGCAAGGTGGTGCCGCTTTGCAAAACGATCCTCCGACGTCCCACAGGCTGAGCCTGTTGGCTCGTCAGCGCGACGACGACCAGCAGCAACGGAACGCCGACGACCAGCGACATACCCGCGTAGCGAGTCAGATACGCGAGCCCCGTCAGCACGCCCAGCAAGCCTGCGACTTTCCATGACGGTCGGCTCACGTGCCGAACGACCAGCAGCAACGTCAGCAGCGTCAGTGTGACGAAGATTGGCTCCGTCCAGACGTGCACATAAACGCGGAGCACCTTCGGCTGGCACGCCACCAACCACGCCGCCGCCGCGGCGGGCCAGAGGGTCGTGACACCGTCGCCTTCATCGTCCGATTGTCGAAGCCGAATACCCGAGGGCGCCCATGCCGTCGTCGCAGCCACGAGCGCGATCAAGCCGCCGAGCAAAACGACGTGCAGCAACCGCGCGGCCTGCCCCGGCGTCAGACCCGTCGCCATCGACAGCCACGCCAGAACCGTCGGAAACAAGCCTGGCCACCAGGACAGTGGCCGGTAAACAACCCGCCCGTCCTCCACCTGCGACACCGACACGCCGTGGCCCTCGGTCACACTCTGCGCCGCACGCAGGTACTGCAGCGAGTCCCGGCTGGTCAGTGGGCCCCACGTCGTCGCGACGAAGTGGAGCACCATGACGAACACGATCGCCCCGCCGATGATGACCAGCGGCAGACGGTGCTCGCGCGCGATCGTCATGCTGACACTCCGGCCCGGCCAGCGAGGAAACCCGTCGCCCAGGCCCACTGGAAGTTGAACCCACCGATTCGGCCGTCGACGTCGAGGATCTCGCCAGCAAGATGCAGCCCGGACGTGACGCGGCTGCTCATCGTCTTCCACGCCACTTCGGACAATGGCACACCGCCGGCCGTCACTTCCGCGTGGTTCCATCCGCGCGCCTGCTCGACGGGCAGCTCCAGGTTTGTCAGTGCGTGGACGAGCTTGCGCCGGTCGTCACGTCGGACCTGAGCGAGCGGCGTTTTGTCGTCCACGCCGGTCTGCCACAGCACTGCTTCCGACACCTTCTCGGGTAACGGCGAACGCGAATCCGACTCGGCGGTCGACCACTGCTTGAGCGTCGACCGCAGCGGCAGCTTGGGCGTCTTCTCGGCCATGTGCAGCAGCGTCGCTTCGACCGACTCGAACGTCTCGTCCGGCAACAGATTCAGGTACCACTTCACCTCGCGACCCGCGGCCTTGTTTGCGAGCCAGTGGCGACTCGCGTCCATCGCGAGCGGGCCGCTCACGCCGAAGTGCGTCCAGAGCAGCGAACCGCGTCTTCGATCCACGGGCTTGCCGTCGGCCGTCGTGGTGATCTCGGCCTCGTGGCTGATGCCGGCCAAGTCGCCGTGGAAGAAGTGCTGCTGCAGCGTCATCGAAACGAGCGCTTCGTGCGTCCCGCCGACGGTGTGGCCGAGGGTCCTGGCCAAGACATAGCCGCCGCCGTCGCTGCCGGTCCTGGGCAAGCTACGTCCGCCAGAGCAGAGCACGACGCGACGGCATTGGTGTTCACCCCGCGGCGTGCGGACGACGAAGGAGTCGTCGGCCTGCTCAATCGACGTCACGCGGTGTTCCGTCAAAAGCGTCGCCCCGCGATCAGCCAGGCGCGTCAGCAGCGCGTCTAAGACCGTCCGCGCCTTGTCCGTCGTCGGGAAGAGCTTGCCGGTCGGCTCGCGTTTGAGCTCGACGCCCATGTCACGAAGCCACGCGATCGTGTCATCGACGGTGAAGCTGGCCAGGACGTTCTTGACGAAGTTGCGCGTGGCCGCGTTGTAGTCGCGGGCGTCGATCTTGTGATGGGTCACGTTGCACCGCCCACCGCCTGCCACCAGGATTTTCGCTCCGACCTTCCTCGCCCCGTCGAACACGACGACGCGTGCCTTGGGATTCGCCTCCGCCGCGAAGATGCCCGCCGCCAGTCCCGCCGCCCCGCCGCCGACGATGCCCAAGTCCCAGTCGCTCACGCGTGCACGCTATGTCGTCGCGACCAATCAACGACCAGCGCCGACGGGCCACTACGCTCCGGGCCGATGCGCTCGCTCATCCGAGTCATGCTGCCGTTGTTCGCGTTCTTTACGACGATGATGATCGTCGCGCGGGCGACGGGTCTGGTCACGCCCGCCCGAATCCAGGCCGGCCTCGAAGCCGCACGCGAAGCCTCGCCGATCTGGGCCATGGCCGTCGTTGCCGGACTGTTGACGGTCGACCTGTTCATCTTCGTGCCGACCCTGACGGTGCTGATGCTCGCCGGCTACCTGATCGGCTTTCCGCTCGCCTTCGTCGCCGGTGCGACCGGTCTCTACCTCGCTGGCCTGGTCGGCTACGGCCTGAGCTGGAAGTACGGCGAAGCACTCGTCCGCCGCGTCGTGAAGGACGAAACCCGGCGACGCGAGATGAACGACGCTTTCCGCACGCACGGCGTTGCGATGATCCTGCTCTCACGCGCCGCGCCGATGTTGCCGGAAATGACCGCGTGCCTCAGCGGCATGACGCGAATGCGGTTCGGCAGGTTTCTGCTCGCGTGGACGGGCAGCGTCGTGCCGTACGTGCTGGTGACGACGTTCGCCGGGTCGCGCAGCTCGCTCGACAACCCGCTGCCCGCCATCGCGACGGCCGTCGGCATGGCGGCGGTCTTCGGGGTCGCGTGGTGGCTCTTCCGCAAGCGCGTCCTGCAGGCGACGCCCGCTACCGCCTGACCCGCGGCACCCAGAAGTCGACGCCCGCTTCGCGGAGCGCCTCGTGTACCTCGGCCACGTGCGTCTTGTCGTGCGTTTCGAGCACCAGCGAGATGTCGACGCGGCCCACATCCGCAGGGCCGAAGCTGCGATCGTGATAGACCTCTTTCACGCTTGCCCCGGCCTGCTTGATCGTCGTCAGCAACGACGACAGCGACCCGGCACGATCGCTCACGCGACACGTCAGACGACACAACCGCCCGTCTGCCGCGAGGCCGCGCTCGATGATCCGGCCGAGTACCTGGACGTCGATGTTCCCGCCGCACAGAACGATCGCGACCTTCTTGCCTGCGAGCCCGTCACGTAGCGGACCCATCACCGCCGCCAGCGATGTCGCCCCGCTTCCCTCGACGAGTGCCTTCTCCACTTCGAGCAGGTTCAGCACAGCCCGCGCCGTCGCGCTCTCCGTGACCTGGACGACGTGGTCGACGTGATCGCGACATGCGGGCCATGCGTTGTCGCCCAGCCGAGGGATCGCCAGGCCGTCGGCGATGCCCGGCCGTGTCTCGACGTCGATCGGTCGATCCGCTTCGAGCGCGGCCGTCAGCGTCGGCGCGGCCTCCGTCTCGACGCCGATCACGCGACACGTCGGCCGACGTTCGTGGACGATGGTCGCGATGCCCGCGATCAATCCGCCACCGCCGACGGGAACGACGATCGCGTCGAGGTCAGGCACCTCTTCCAGCAGCTCCAGTCCGACCGTCCCAGCACCGGCAATCACCGCCGGGTCGTCGAACCCGTGGATGTAGACGAGGCCACGATCATGAACGAGCTGGTTTGCATGCTGCCGCGCCTCGCCGAACGTCTGTCCATGCAGCACGACTTCGGCCCCGAAGCTCCGACACGTCGCGATCTTCACCAGCGGTGCGGTCGTCGGCATGACGACCGTGACCGCAATGCCGAGCGCCCGGCCGTGATAGGCGAGGGCCAGCGCGTGGTTTCCAGCCGACGCCGCAATGACGCCGGTGTCGATTTCGTCGCGCCGCACGAGCAACGCGTTGAGCGCGCCGCGCTCCTTGAACGACCCGGTCGGGTGCAGGTATTCCAGTTTGCAGAACAGCTCACACCCCGCCGACTCCGACAGCCTCGGCGACGCATGGGTCGCAACGGGCCGCATGCCGGCGTCGCGTAGCCGGATGCCTGCTGCTTCGACATCGGCTGCAATAGTCGGCATCGCGATAATCTAGCTGATCGGCAGAGGGCAACGGAAGTCTCGCCGTCGCCATCCGCAGCACGCGAATCACGACGCTCGAGCGTGCCGATGTCGGGGACGCACTGCCATTGCTAAGGCGAACAGACGCTCGGATCGGTAACGCCACCAGCGTTCGTGCTGCCTCAGTCAGTCTTTCGATTGCGACCGTGGCTCGGCAGCCGGCTTGCGTGCTTGATCACGAGAACGAAGAGGTGGTCCGGCTCGACAGTGAGCTCGATGACGTAGGGGAACCGATCGTCGCGAGCCCGCCTGATGCCGCGACGCTCATCGACCACCGGATAGCGCCGCGGTGCCTCAGCCGCCTGACGGGTCAAGGCCCGCATCCGCTTGATGAGATCGTCGCCCAGCCCTGCTCCCGGTTCTTGAGCGTCGAGATAATCCGCCGCCTTGATCAACTCGTTCTCTGCCTGCCGGTGAACGACGGTCCTCACCGCCGCTTCTCCAGCAGACGCGTGAACATCTCTTCGGCATCGACCAGGTTTGCCGTCCCGTTCCGAACCTGGTCCGCTCGCTCAATCGCCTCGGGACTCGCCGGTGGCTCATCGGCCTGCTCATGAAGCGACTGTTCCAGACGACGAATCAGCTCCAGCCGATCCGCCTCCGATAACGCCACCGCCGCTGCTTCGATCTCCTCAATGACCATGCCGCAAGCGTATCAGAAGACCACGTCCTCCGTCGCGTCTGCCAGGTCCTGAATGCGGAAGTCGGTCGGCAGGCCGTGCTGTTTGGCCATGTGGTCCTCGACCCGCTGGCGTACGGCCTCGACCTTGATTCGGCGCGTCACGTCGGCGGCGAAGGCGTAGGTCAACAGCCGCTTGGCCATGTCGCCGCTGACGCCGCGGCTGTTGAGGTAGAAGACAGCCTCTTCGTCCAGCGGCCCCGTCGTGCTGCCGTGGGTGCACTTGACGTCGTCGGCATAGATCTCGAGCGCCGGCTGACTCTGCATGGCTGCGTCGTCGCTCAGCAATAGGCTCCGGCTCGACTGCTTCGAGTCGGTCCGCTGGGCCTTTTGCGCGACAAAGATCTGCCCCTTGAAGATGCCGCTGGCCTCGTCGTCGAGGACGTGCTTGTACAGCTCAAAGCTCGGGCAATCCGGCTCCTGGTGATCGAGCAGCGTGTGGTTGTCGACGTGCTGCTTGCCCGTCAAGATCGAAACACCCGAAAGTGTCGCGTCGGCCCGCTCGCCATTGAGGTGAACGTTGAGGTCGTTGCGTGTCAGGAGGCTGCCGATCGTTGAGTTGTGATCGACAAAGACTGTCGACTTGCCGATGTCGACTTCCATCGTCGCCACATGCAAACCATCGCGGCCCTCGGCGTTGAGCTTGTTGTGGTCGATGTGGCAGTCGGCTCCGGCGACGATCTCGGTGACGGCGTTCGTCAGGTACGCCGTCTCCTCGGGCCCGACGAACGTCTCGACCAGCGAAAACTCGGCACGGTCACCGGCGATGACAAGCAGCCGCGGGTAGACCACGGCCTCCTCGTCGGAGGCCGAGTTGCCCGTGTTGATCGAAAGGACGTGGATCGGCTTGTCGATCGACGTCTTGCTCGGAACGTGGACGACCGCCCCACCGCCGAGGAAGGCGGTGTTGAGCGCGACGAAGGGATTGGTCTCCACGTCGGCCTGCCGGGCTAGCTCCTTCTGAATCACGGGCTCGTTTTGGCCCATGTCGAAGAGGTCGCCGACGACAACGCCGGCCGGCAGGTCGCCGATCGTGCTGAGGTCTTTGCTGAAACGCCCGTCGACCATCACGACGGTCGCTGCAACCGCCTCGAACGCGTACGCGTCGACGAAGACTTTCGCAGCCGCCTCGTCGCCGGTGCCGAGGGCGAACTTGCCGTTCGTCGCGGCACGCATGTTGGTGTAGCGAAACGACTCTTCCCGCTTGCCGGGGAAGCCCTTCTTCTCGAAGACCCGCACGGCTCGCTCGCGCAGGTCTTTGAGCCACTCGGGCCCGGTTGCGTCCTTGGCGAACGCGTGGGCGGCTTCAAGATGGACCTTGGACGCGTCCGCCGCCAGGTCCGCCGGCGTGGCGACTCTCTTGCCTGGAGCGTCGGTAGGAAGCGTGGTCTTGTCGTTACTCACGGCCCAGCATAGAGCCGAAAATCAACCGATCTTCAAAACCCGTTCAACCGCGTAGAAGCGTCGGTGCTTCCCATCGTCCGCCGAGGATGGCCGCGGTGACTTCGGGGCTCGTGTCGAGCCACTGCTGCAGCACGGCCGCGTAGCACTGACGGAAGTCGACGGTGTACGCGAGGTCGCCGTTGTCCAGCTGGACGAGCGACGGGTGCCGGCCCAGCAGGCCTGGCGTGACGCGATCGCCGAAGAAGAACATCGGCGCGGCCGCACCGTGATCCGTGCCGCCAGACGCGTTCTGCTGAACGCGGCGGCCGAACTCGCTGAAGGTCATGACGGCGACGCGTTCGCTGTTGCCCTGCTGCCGCAGGTCAGCCAGGAAGGCGTCAATGCCCTGGGCGAACTGCTGCATGAGCCGGGCATGGCTGTTGAGCTGGTTCGCGTGCGTGTCGAAGCCGCCGAGGCTGACGTAGTAGACGCGTGTCGGCAGCTTGCCACGAATCATCGCGGCGGTCGTTCGAAGACCGTCGCCGAACTCGCCGCGTGGGTAGTCCTTGGGCGGCGTGTGGCCCTGGATGGCGTCGAGCACCTTGTCGCTCGAGACCCGCGCGTCCATCGCGGTGCGTGTGAGGAAGTCGAGCTCGTCGCCACCAGCCTTACCGAGCTGCAACGCCGCCATCGCGTCGGCGTCGGGGCCCTTGTAGCGGTAGTCGGCCGGGTTTTCGAAGGAGAGGGCCGTCACCTGCTCGCCCTGCATGGCGAGTCGATTGGACTCGCCGAGGCTGACCCCGATCTGCGGGTCGATGCTCTGCTCGATGCCCGCGGCCTGGTTGTTCGCGCCGGTGCCAGCGCACTGGCTGTCGAAGAACCGCCCGAGCCAACCGCTGCTCTTGGCCGCTTCGCCGGGGGTGGCGCTGTGCCAGATGTCCATCGACGTGAAGTGGCTTCGGTTCGGGTTCGGATAGCCGACGCCCTGGACGATGCCCATCCGTCCGTCGTCAAAGAGTGCCTTGAGCGGTTCGAGGCTCTGGTGCAGGCCGACGTAGTCGCTGATGCGAAGCACCTGGTCGGGCCCGAATCGCAGCATTGGCCGGGCCGCGTGATAGGCGTCGTCGCCGACGGGCACAACGGTGTTGAGCCCGTCATTGCCGCCAGAGAGCTGGACGACGACGAGAATCTTGCCATCGGTTCCGCTGTCAACGGCCACGCCCTTCTGCCCGAACGGATCGCCGACGGCAAAGGCGGTGCGGTTGATGAACGACGGCACCGTGACGCCTGCGGCGAGCATCGTCAGGCCGCTGGAGAGAAACGCGCGTCGGGTGGTGGGAGTGGGCATGGCAGAAAGCTTGAAGGAGGAAGCTTGAAGCTTGAAGGTCTGGCTCGTCGCTTTTCCAAGCTTCAAGCTGCACTCTTCAAGCTTTCCGGTCTCAGCAAAGCTGATACTCCGGCATCGAGACGATCAGCTTGACGGCGTCGAGCGTGCCGCTGGTTGAAGGCGGACTGCCGACGGCGTTGGTGAGGCGGCGCGTCTTGATCGACTCGATTGGGCGTGGAATAAGCCGGCCGAGCCAGTAGGCGACGACCTCGGACGGATCCTCGGACGAGGGCGTCGGTCGCGACTGAGCGGCGATGTTGCTGGCAAGGTTGTACCGGGCGAGCAGCGTCGCGGTGTTGATCCATCGCTTGCCGTCGTACTGGCCGGGCCAGCCCTTGACGTTCGGCGGAGCGAACGGAATCTGGCCGAGCTTTTCGAGGTCGCGTGTGACCTGGCGCGGGCCAGGCAAGTCGGAACCGAACAGCCGATAGCTTCCGGCGACCAGCTGCACAGGGCTCTTGATCTTGTTACCGATGTGATCGCTGCTGTAGAACGCGCGGCTCCGCAGAATGACACGCAGGAGCGGCCG
Protein-coding regions in this window:
- a CDS encoding DUF1501 domain-containing protein, whose translation is MPTPTTRRAFLSSGLTMLAAGVTVPSFINRTAFAVGDPFGQKGVAVDSGTDGKILVVVQLSGGNDGLNTVVPVGDDAYHAARPMLRFGPDQVLRISDYVGLHQSLEPLKALFDDGRMGIVQGVGYPNPNRSHFTSMDIWHSATPGEAAKSSGWLGRFFDSQCAGTGANNQAAGIEQSIDPQIGVSLGESNRLAMQGEQVTALSFENPADYRYKGPDADAMAALQLGKAGGDELDFLTRTAMDARVSSDKVLDAIQGHTPPKDYPRGEFGDGLRTTAAMIRGKLPTRVYYVSLGGFDTHANQLNSHARLMQQFAQGIDAFLADLRQQGNSERVAVMTFSEFGRRVQQNASGGTDHGAAAPMFFFGDRVTPGLLGRHPSLVQLDNGDLAYTVDFRQCYAAVLQQWLDTSPEVTAAILGGRWEAPTLLRG
- the ilvA gene encoding threonine ammonia-lyase, with protein sequence MPTIAADVEAAGIRLRDAGMRPVATHASPRLSESAGCELFCKLEYLHPTGSFKERGALNALLVRRDEIDTGVIAASAGNHALALAYHGRALGIAVTVVMPTTAPLVKIATCRSFGAEVVLHGQTFGEARQHANQLVHDRGLVYIHGFDDPAVIAGAGTVGLELLEEVPDLDAIVVPVGGGGLIAGIATIVHERRPTCRVIGVETEAAPTLTAALEADRPIDVETRPGIADGLAIPRLGDNAWPACRDHVDHVVQVTESATARAVLNLLEVEKALVEGSGATSLAAVMGPLRDGLAGKKVAIVLCGGNIDVQVLGRIIERGLAADGRLCRLTCRVSDRAGSLSSLLTTIKQAGASVKEVYHDRSFGPADVGRVDISLVLETHDKTHVAEVHEALREAGVDFWVPRVRR
- the sufD gene encoding Fe-S cluster assembly protein SufD, with the translated sequence MSNDKTTLPTDAPGKRVATPADLAADASKVHLEAAHAFAKDATGPEWLKDLRERAVRVFEKKGFPGKREESFRYTNMRAATNGKFALGTGDEAAAKVFVDAYAFEAVAATVVMVDGRFSKDLSTIGDLPAGVVVGDLFDMGQNEPVIQKELARQADVETNPFVALNTAFLGGGAVVHVPSKTSIDKPIHVLSINTGNSASDEEAVVYPRLLVIAGDRAEFSLVETFVGPEETAYLTNAVTEIVAGADCHIDHNKLNAEGRDGLHVATMEVDIGKSTVFVDHNSTIGSLLTRNDLNVHLNGERADATLSGVSILTGKQHVDNHTLLDHQEPDCPSFELYKHVLDDEASGIFKGQIFVAQKAQRTDSKQSSRSLLLSDDAAMQSQPALEIYADDVKCTHGSTTGPLDEEAVFYLNSRGVSGDMAKRLLTYAFAADVTRRIKVEAVRQRVEDHMAKQHGLPTDFRIQDLADATEDVVF
- a CDS encoding NAD(P)/FAD-dependent oxidoreductase, which translates into the protein MSDWDLGIVGGGAAGLAAGIFAAEANPKARVVVFDGARKVGAKILVAGGGRCNVTHHKIDARDYNAATRNFVKNVLASFTVDDTIAWLRDMGVELKREPTGKLFPTTDKARTVLDALLTRLADRGATLLTEHRVTSIEQADDSFVVRTPRGEHQCRRVVLCSGGRSLPRTGSDGGGYVLARTLGHTVGGTHEALVSMTLQQHFFHGDLAGISHEAEITTTADGKPVDRRRGSLLWTHFGVSGPLAMDASRHWLANKAAGREVKWYLNLLPDETFESVEATLLHMAEKTPKLPLRSTLKQWSTAESDSRSPLPEKVSEAVLWQTGVDDKTPLAQVRRDDRRKLVHALTNLELPVEQARGWNHAEVTAGGVPLSEVAWKTMSSRVTSGLHLAGEILDVDGRIGGFNFQWAWATGFLAGRAGVSA
- a CDS encoding type II toxin-antitoxin system RelE/ParE family toxin encodes the protein MRTVVHRQAENELIKAADYLDAQEPGAGLGDDLIKRMRALTRQAAEAPRRYPVVDERRGIRRARDDRFPYVIELTVEPDHLFVLVIKHASRLPSHGRNRKTD
- a CDS encoding VTT domain-containing protein is translated as MRSLIRVMLPLFAFFTTMMIVARATGLVTPARIQAGLEAAREASPIWAMAVVAGLLTVDLFIFVPTLTVLMLAGYLIGFPLAFVAGATGLYLAGLVGYGLSWKYGEALVRRVVKDETRRREMNDAFRTHGVAMILLSRAAPMLPEMTACLSGMTRMRFGRFLLAWTGSVVPYVLVTTFAGSRSSLDNPLPAIATAVGMAAVFGVAWWLFRKRVLQATPATA